One Bacteriovorax sp. PP10 DNA window includes the following coding sequences:
- a CDS encoding mechanosensitive ion channel family protein — translation MINDYQFHFKAIINLGIALTLIALTVGVSTAAVKLLIKKQSVWLRPIYFKSHELVSTAMLVSVLSNIVTAIKWILVLSILYLMIPFVLQELPVTHDYAVELMASVKSHLITIGDGLLNFIPNLFFIAFVIFLTRSLLRFAKFIFLKIEKEYIVIDGFYAEWAGTTFQLLRFFICMFALVIIYPYLPGSGTKALEGVSVFVGLMISLGSSSAIANIIAGVMISYMRAFKKGDYVKIGESMGKVTEKGLIVTKMITYKNEEITIPNTQVLSSQVTNYSTKAQSRDLILYTTITIGYDTPWTLVHKMMIEAAERSPLISQDKKPFVLQTALNDYHISYQLNAFTENEDKIPGAYSELHQNIQEVFAENQVEIMSPGFTVLRNTPKNTTPVLSK, via the coding sequence ATGATTAATGATTATCAGTTTCATTTTAAGGCCATTATCAATCTGGGAATTGCCTTGACGCTTATTGCTCTTACTGTTGGTGTTTCGACGGCCGCTGTTAAGTTATTAATCAAAAAGCAAAGTGTCTGGCTAAGGCCAATCTACTTTAAGAGTCATGAGCTGGTATCGACGGCCATGCTGGTTTCCGTACTGTCTAATATTGTCACGGCCATTAAGTGGATTCTTGTTTTATCCATTCTCTATTTAATGATTCCATTTGTTCTTCAGGAACTTCCAGTCACTCATGACTATGCTGTGGAGTTGATGGCCTCTGTAAAAAGTCATTTGATAACTATTGGTGATGGACTCTTAAATTTTATCCCTAATTTATTTTTTATTGCTTTTGTTATTTTCTTAACCAGATCACTTCTTCGTTTTGCAAAATTTATTTTCTTAAAAATTGAAAAAGAATACATCGTCATTGATGGCTTCTACGCGGAGTGGGCAGGAACAACTTTCCAACTTCTTCGATTTTTTATCTGTATGTTTGCTCTTGTTATCATCTATCCATATTTACCGGGTTCAGGAACAAAGGCCTTGGAAGGTGTTTCAGTTTTTGTCGGTTTGATGATTTCACTTGGTTCATCTTCGGCAATCGCTAACATCATCGCCGGCGTTATGATCAGTTACATGCGCGCCTTTAAAAAAGGTGATTATGTAAAAATTGGCGAATCAATGGGGAAAGTAACTGAAAAAGGCCTGATCGTTACGAAGATGATTACTTATAAAAATGAAGAGATTACTATCCCGAATACTCAGGTTTTAAGTTCGCAAGTAACAAACTATTCAACGAAGGCCCAAAGCCGCGATCTAATCTTGTATACGACGATTACGATTGGCTACGATACTCCATGGACATTAGTTCACAAGATGATGATCGAAGCCGCAGAGAGATCGCCACTTATTTCACAAGACAAAAAACCTTTCGTGCTTCAAACGGCCTTAAATGACTATCATATTTCTTATCAACTAAATGCCTTTACTGAAAATGAAGACAAGATCCCTGGGGCCTATTCAGAGCTTCACCAAAATATTCAAGAGGTATTTGCTGAGAATCAGGTGGAAATTATGTCTCCAGGTTTTACAGTACTTAGGAATACTCCTAAGAACACCACACCTGTCCTTTCCAAATAA
- a CDS encoding high-potential iron-sulfur protein → MDEKFTRRSFFQLAVASLTIIPFALKATTSLAADACPAKAPAGKALGSPTEGMGKGLEYVLDAKTSKNAKYKAGSTCGNCKFYNAAKADSGYAPCTMMGMKFVTHCGWCKSYSLKA, encoded by the coding sequence ATGGATGAGAAGTTTACACGACGTTCTTTCTTTCAGCTAGCGGTCGCAAGTCTTACAATTATACCGTTTGCATTAAAAGCAACAACGTCTTTGGCCGCAGACGCATGCCCTGCAAAAGCACCAGCTGGTAAAGCACTGGGAAGCCCGACAGAAGGTATGGGAAAAGGATTAGAGTACGTACTGGACGCTAAGACTTCAAAGAATGCCAAGTACAAAGCAGGATCGACTTGTGGGAACTGTAAGTTCTACAATGCAGCTAAAGCTGACAGTGGATACGCGCCTTGTACGATGATGGGTATGAAGTTCGTGACTCATTGTGGATGGTGTAAGAGTTATTCACTAAAAGCGTAG
- the hemN gene encoding oxygen-independent coproporphyrinogen III oxidase, which produces MSDLLAKYNRQGPRYTSYPPVPFWKNAPSESEWINHLKVIYNDEEGMDLYVHIPFCEKLCYYCGCNRIVTKNHSVQDNFVELLMTEWRLYCTRLGFIPKINSLHFGGGTPTFLTPENLEKLIIELTKNKKETFTGSIEIDPRNTTIEHLDCFKRNGIKRVSLGIQDFDPDVQKAINRAQSFEMVETLVNEMRLREFESINFDVIYGLPKQTRATITETFRLIRKLKPDLIAYYSYAHLPERLKNQRLINSADLPEGSEKQALYDLGKELLAEDGYADVGMDHFALPHNFLFKAKDSNRLHRNFMGYVDKKSPILLGLGPSSISDSSLSFAQNEKGMNEYEIKIKSNQLAINHGHTHDENDLNVQKIILSLMCRNESSFGEIEQIPYWDEVKTDLSSMEEDGMIKLDDYKVIVLPLGRKFIRNIAMVFDFYFREKMPAEKFSRTI; this is translated from the coding sequence ATGAGTGATTTACTAGCAAAATACAACCGTCAGGGACCGCGCTATACAAGTTATCCGCCTGTACCTTTCTGGAAAAATGCACCTAGTGAATCAGAATGGATCAATCACTTAAAAGTGATTTACAACGACGAAGAGGGGATGGACCTTTATGTGCACATCCCCTTCTGTGAGAAGCTTTGTTACTATTGTGGATGCAATCGCATCGTAACTAAAAATCATAGTGTGCAGGATAATTTTGTTGAGCTGCTGATGACTGAGTGGCGTTTGTACTGTACTCGTCTGGGATTTATTCCCAAAATCAATTCTCTGCACTTTGGTGGCGGAACGCCGACATTTCTTACACCTGAGAATTTAGAAAAGCTCATTATTGAATTAACAAAAAATAAAAAAGAAACATTTACTGGCTCAATTGAAATTGATCCAAGAAATACAACGATAGAGCACCTCGACTGTTTTAAAAGAAACGGTATTAAGCGCGTTTCACTAGGTATCCAAGATTTTGATCCTGATGTTCAAAAGGCCATTAATCGCGCTCAATCTTTTGAGATGGTAGAGACTTTGGTGAATGAAATGCGTCTACGCGAATTTGAATCAATTAACTTTGATGTTATCTATGGTCTTCCTAAACAAACACGCGCCACAATTACTGAAACATTCAGGCTTATTAGAAAATTAAAACCTGATCTCATTGCCTATTATAGTTATGCTCATCTTCCTGAGCGATTAAAAAATCAAAGACTCATTAACAGTGCAGATTTACCGGAGGGGAGCGAAAAGCAAGCTCTCTATGATTTGGGTAAAGAACTTCTGGCAGAAGACGGTTATGCCGATGTAGGGATGGATCACTTTGCTCTTCCACATAATTTTCTTTTTAAAGCGAAGGACAGCAATCGTCTGCATAGAAATTTCATGGGGTACGTAGATAAAAAATCTCCCATTCTTCTGGGTCTTGGCCCATCATCAATTTCCGATTCATCATTGAGCTTTGCCCAGAATGAAAAGGGGATGAATGAGTATGAGATAAAAATTAAATCCAATCAGCTTGCCATCAATCATGGGCATACTCATGATGAAAACGACTTGAATGTGCAAAAAATTATTTTAAGTTTGATGTGCAGAAATGAAAGTTCATTTGGTGAGATTGAACAGATTCCGTACTGGGATGAGGTGAAGACAGATTTAAGTTCTATGGAAGAAGATGGAATGATTAAATTAGACGATTACAAAGTGATTGTTCTTCCTTTGGGGAGAAAATTTATTCGCAACATCGCAATGGTTTTTGATTTTTACTTCAGGGAAAAGATGCCGGCCGAAAAATTCAGCCGGACAATTTAA